The DNA sequence CGGCGGATAGACGGCCACGAATCCGCCGATCTCCCACAGCATCCTCTGCGCCCAATAGCCCCTGAGCACATCCGAAGCCATCGAGCTCACAGAGACGGGGAGCATGAGGCCCCAGAATGCCTGTACGTGGAAGATGGTGTTGAACGAGTTGACAGGCACCATGAGGCCCTGGGGCAGCGCAAGCTTGGGGGCGTCCTCGTCGAAACGGATGTCGAACGACTCAAAGTCCGAGGACTTGCGGGTGAAGTAGAAAACGGAATCCACGTCGGGGAGACCATCGGAGAGGCCCTGCTGGATGAACTGCCGGCCACTGTACACCTCGGTGTAGAACTCCTCGTGCCCGACGTCGCCGACATTTTCCAGCGGCAGCCCCCTTGGCCACACGGACCTCTGCCCGAAGTGGACGTAAGGGTTCACCACCGTCCGATTGGGTTCTGCATGGCTGTACTGTAGGAGGATAGGGTGCTTGGGGGCGGCAGCAGCAGCCTCGCCCACAAGGTCCAGATCGAAGTGTTTGCCGAGGTCGCCGCCCAGGACCTCGGCGCGGTCATCCGCATCGAAGATCACTTTGGCGCCGTGTTGGATGGCGAAGAGGTAGCCGACAGACTTGCGGACGTGAGAGTTGTAAGGGAGATAGTCAACGGTGCGGAAGCCAAGTCTGGCCTGCTGATCCAGGGATAGGAAGATGGCACCTTTGAGGGACCAGTCGGGCGGAGTGACGGAGTTGCCCACGGCGAGGAGCTGCCAGCCCTTGATCCTGGCGAGGGCGCGGAGGGAGCCGGTCGGATAGGCGGACACGGAGACGATGATCCACCGGTCGGAGCGGAAGGAGGCATAGGGCGAGGCGGAGGGATCGAGGGGCTTGATCGGGGGAACGGAGTTCCACGATATCTGGGGATAGATGATCCGGGAAGCGGCGGACGAAGCGGAACGGGTGGTCTTCTCGAAGCAGAGGAGGGCGGCGGTGTCGCCGGCGCTTCTGAGGAAGAAAATGGCGGCGACGGTGGCGACGAGGAAGCAGACGGCAAGGATCTTGTAGAGGTTGTCGGACGCCCAGGTGGAGAAGTCGAGGCTTTTGGCAGGCACGAGGCGGCGGCGATGGTGGTCACGGTCGGAAGCGGGAAGCGGCGAGGAAAGGGGCTTGGGAGGCTTAGGGCCGGACCGGTCTTGGACCAGCATTTGACTCGGTCCGATTGGGTACGAATCGGACGGAACTGCCTAGTTAGCGGAGATGGGAATGAGGCCGAAGATCTCGCAGATCTACCGACAGATCAAAGAAGGCATGGCGATAGcctccgcctccgcgtcctcctcctcctcctcctcctcctccgatctCCCTTTGGCTTCAGGCTAAAGTAGGGTGGCGGAGGCAACGCAGTTGTTGCTGCGGACAGACGGAAGATTGCAGTTCAAGCGTCGCTTTCTCTGGCCTACGACGTGAGCTCGCAAATTGCTTTCTGGTATCCTATCCGGTCGAAGTCGTCTTTGCAGTCGCTGGGATCTTCATTGCAGCCTTCATTGGCTGGTCCAAACTCGGGAATCAATGTTAAATTGCAAATGAATTTTAATTCATATGACATCCTTCCGTTGAAAAATtacaaatgattttttttcttaaataaataaatatactttTGATATTACTTTCACTTTTATGTTAAACTGATTAATCGAATCATTccatcttctctttttcttttc is a window from the Musa acuminata AAA Group cultivar baxijiao chromosome BXJ2-1, Cavendish_Baxijiao_AAA, whole genome shotgun sequence genome containing:
- the LOC103986912 gene encoding probable glycosyltransferase STELLO2 produces the protein MLVQDRSGPKPPKPLSSPLPASDRDHHRRRLVPAKSLDFSTWASDNLYKILAVCFLVATVAAIFFLRSAGDTAALLCFEKTTRSASSAASRIIYPQISWNSVPPIKPLDPSASPYASFRSDRWIIVSVSAYPTGSLRALARIKGWQLLAVGNSVTPPDWSLKGAIFLSLDQQARLGFRTVDYLPYNSHVRKSVGYLFAIQHGAKVIFDADDRAEVLGGDLGKHFDLDLVGEAAAAAPKHPILLQYSHAEPNRTVVNPYVHFGQRSVWPRGLPLENVGDVGHEEFYTEVYSGRQFIQQGLSDGLPDVDSVFYFTRKSSDFESFDIRFDEDAPKLALPQGLMVPVNSFNTIFHVQAFWGLMLPVSVSSMASDVLRGYWAQRMLWEIGGFVAVYPPTIHRVDKAQSYPFAEEKDLHVNVGRLIKFLVSWRSSKQTLFERILHLSYVMAEEGFWTEQDVQFTAAWLQDLLAIGYQQPRLMSLELDRPRANIGHGDTREFIPRKLPSVHLGVDEVGTVNYEIGNLIRWRKHLGNIVLIVYCSAPVDRTALEWRLLYGRIFKTVIILSEQSNPDLAVEYGQLAEAYKYLPKVFKKFQDAEGFLFLQDDMVLNYWNLLQADKTKLWITNRVPESWVLVSTEGNVSEWHLNQGNLVKKIVDNFPVHFQTSYKESTTDGRLVICSSEIFYVPQRLVTDFVDLVGIVGDLQIHHKIAVPMFFLAMDALENLDSSALATVVYRTNLMANDSITSYYTAQVPAVYPLKVQTENDFVKLVRLMASGDPLLLELV